CCTGAATGCCGATGCGAAATACCGCAGTCTTTTTAATGCCGCCTTCGGAGAAGGGGAGATCAACAGCCAGAGATTATTCCGCGCCATCACGCAGTTCATGGTCACCATGAACTCCTACAACTCGAAATACGACAGTGTGAAACGGAATGCACCGGGCGTAACATTCACTTACGAAGAAGAACAAGGCTACCAGGTCTTTCAGCAGAAATGCGCCTCCTGCCACAAGGAGCCGTTGTTCACCGATGGCACTTTCCGCAATAACGGCCTGCCTTATAATCCCGCGTTGAATGATGCCGGGAGGATGCGCATTACCAATAACACAGCGGACTACCTCAAATTCAAAGTACCATCGCTCCGCAATATCATGAAAAGTCCGCCTTATATGCATGACGGGAGATTTTATGATATTTATAATGTGTTTGATCATTATTCAGAAGGCGTTGAGCAAACCCCCACCATTGATCCGCTGGTACAGAACGGTATTCCGCTAACGGAGGACGAGAAGCGGCACCTGTATTTCTTTCTCAGTACCCTTACGGACCCCGGGTTCATCAATAGTCAGTCCCTCAGCGAGATTGTGATAGAGTAAGTAGTTGATTATTAGTTCGATACAGTCCATTAACAAATACTGGAATGGAATTTGCCAATATGCGGCGTCATGAAAAAAGTAGCGATCATATTGTTGTTAGTGGTAGCAGGCATTCTTCCGGCGGCGGCGCAGACCGTAGCGCCCAAAACCGGTATAGCCAGTTATTACGCCCAGAAATTCCACGGCCGGAAGACAGCCAGCGGAGCGATATTCGATAATACGGCGATGACGGCCGCACATAACACCCTGCCGCTCGGCACCTATATCAAAGTGACCAATATCCGTAATAACCGTTGGGTGGTGGTGAAAGTCACCGACCGTTTGCATCATGCCAACCGACGCATTGTTGACCTTACGCAGGCCGCTGCGAAGAAGCTGGGATTTATTCACCGTGGCCTGACAAAAGTGCGGGTGGAAGTGGTGACGAAGGCGTATGTGCATAGTATTCCTTATTTGGAGGTGGCGATGAATTGATTTTTTTCTGAATGAACGTTTTATAATAGCTGAAATATTGTTAACTTACCGAGTGATGTGAAATATCTGTTCGTTTCTTAACCGTTTTAAATCTTACCTATGATTTTATTTTCCTCATAAAAGCGCACCCGAACCGCTGGCGTTATCCCATTTTACCTGACTATTTATTAATTGACCTTTCATGAGATTTCTTGCAAAGAACCTGATCATCATGATTTTATTCGCGGCCCCTGTGTGTGCGCAACAAAAGCTGAATCTTGAATCCCTCATACCCCCTCCGCCAAACTCCGCAGAACTGGGTAAATACGGGGCGTTTCCGGTCGGATATCTTACGGGCATTCCTGACATCAAATTCCCGTTATACGAAGTCCGTTCCGGGAAATTGCAATTGCCAGTCATACTGTCATACCACGCTTCCGGCATCCAGGTAAATCAAAAGGCGACGGATGTGGGGCTTGGCTGGAGTATCATGGCTGGCGGCACTATTACAAGAACGGTGTATGGGGCACCGGATGATGGGACTTACGGTTACTTCAATTACACCCCTCCATCAATGCAGACCCTGTATGGGATCAATAATTTTTATACCATGCAGTTGTATAGCAACCCAGGTTACGATCTGGAGCCAGATCTCTTTATGTACAATCTTGGCGGGAAATCCGGGAAGTTCATCTATTCAAAGGCCGATACTTTCATGACTATCCCTTTCGACCCGATTAAAATACAAAAATATGTGACTGATAGGGCGCTGTTCAGGATCGTTGATGACAATGGGAATATCTACACCTTCGATCAAACCTCCAATACGATATCGGATATGTCTGTGCAAAGGAATACGATCAGCTCCTGGTATCTGACTTCTATTGTTTCGGCAGATTATACTGATACCATACGGTTTGAGTATATAACCAATATTCTGCAAGACCCTATCAGGCAGGAAGTATTCCCGATTGGAAAAGGAAAGTCCGGGTCATCATCTCCCGGGGGGCTCCCTTCATTGGTATATGGGCCAACGGAAGTGATAAACGGCACTTCATTATACAATGAATTGCTCCTCCGTAAGATCATTTTCAGAAATGGCTATGTCCAGTTTAACAGGAATACCCTTCGAAAAGACGTTGATAATATTCCTTCATCCTGTTATGCGCTTGATGAGATGGTAGTCTATAATGCAGAGAACCAGCTCACTAAAAAAATAATCTTCCATCATGACTATTTTCTCTCCCCTTCGTTTATGGACAGGTGGGATTTCTATCGTCTGCGCCTGACAGGCTTTACAGAGACCGGTATTGATACCACATTGAAGAAGGTGTATACATTCGGATACGATGCCACACCGTTACCCCATTATCACTCTTTCAGTATGGATTATTGGGGGTTCTATAATGGGGCAGGGAACTCAACTCTTATCCCGGCTACCACCGTTAATGCTTCGGATATTAATAGTGTTTCGTTTGCCAATGGCTTGTCCTATGGCAATGCGTTCCTCAACCCTGCTGAGTCCTGGACGATCGGGGGAGCAAATAGAGCGCCCTCTGCCATACATATGCAGGCAGGTATCCTGAATAAAGTTACCTACCCTGCCGGTGGGCATACCATATTCGAATACGAACCTCATCAATATATGTCGGAGGAATATGTACAGCAGCTGGTTTCGAAAAGCAATGTGACGCATGGCATCAATAAATTTACATTGAGCACCAGTACCCAGAATTTCAGTTACCCTCAAAATGCGGGCAATGCATCTGTTAATCCGCCACATATCTACACAAAGTTGACCATCAATTTTTCAGCATCCAATATGGGAAACACCGAAATGGGCGAAACGCAGCGTGTCATCTTCACTGACCTTACGACCAACTCCTCCCAAATATGGACACATACCGGAGACCTGACGGTGCCACTTACCCTGGAACCGGTAGTTATGCTCGTAAATGGCCGCAGTTATTCTATCAAACACGAAATATATGGCCAATATGAAGTGACCATTTCCACATACCTTAATTGGAACGAGAATCAAAACCAACAGGTGCAAAAAATAGGTGGCGGGCTAAGGATCAAATCAATCAAAAATTATACTGGTGACGCTGCTGCAGTGGCTAATGAACAAACGTTCAAATACGGAGCTAATGAAAATGGGCTGGGAATCAAAATGTTCAATGAAGAGAATTTCTACAGAAATTATGAAGATGTTGTTTATGCTTACTTCAATCCCAGCCAGGTTTATTGCTTGAATGACGTAACAAGTTGGCAGCGGAAATTTCTTGGCATATCCAAGTATAATCCCCTGACTTATATGGGCTCACCGATTTTATATTCATCCGTTGCACATTACGATGGCTCGCTATTAAACAACAAGGGGAAAACTGTTTATGCATATAATATTATAGAGGACCCCGATGATGCTCCTGATGAGTTTATCAACAGCGGCAATTACGGCTCTATTAACAAAGCCTGGAACCAGGGAGAGTTGATGGAGGAAACGACATACAGAAATGCTTCGGGGCAATTTATCCCGGTTACCCAAACCAGGTATGAGTACGAAAAGTATAATCTGAGACAGGAAAGTGCGATACAGATCAAACAATACAAGCAATTTGTAAAACTGGGCGACTGTGCTACCGATCCTACCGGTCCGGAACCTTCCGTGAGCCTGCCTGGACAAGGTTATTTCTCCTTTTACAACTACATGATAAAAACCGGGTCTGTCAAAAAAACGAAGGAAACAAAAGTCGTCTTTAACTCTTCCTCACCTTTAGATTCTGTCGTAACAGTAACTAATTACAAGTACCAGAATCCGTGGCATCTTTATTTAACCGAGCTTTCGGTTTTGAATAGCAAAGGGGAAGGGAAAATTTCCAGGATGAAATATCCGCAAGATGTTACCGGTACAGTTCCGGCAGCT
This genomic stretch from Chitinophaga sp. XS-30 harbors:
- a CDS encoding cytochrome-c peroxidase; its protein translation is MIKRCIYIACAFLLIWSCRRNPGASPGPQPFQLELPPDFPEPVYDISQNPLTVEGIALGRRLFYDPRLSRDSTISCGFCHQQFAAFAHFDHPLSHGIDNRTGIRSVPGLFNLIWQKDFMWDGGVNHLEIQPLTPITDPDEMGEDLAVLIARLNADAKYRSLFNAAFGEGEINSQRLFRAITQFMVTMNSYNSKYDSVKRNAPGVTFTYEEEQGYQVFQQKCASCHKEPLFTDGTFRNNGLPYNPALNDAGRMRITNNTADYLKFKVPSLRNIMKSPPYMHDGRFYDIYNVFDHYSEGVEQTPTIDPLVQNGIPLTEDEKRHLYFFLSTLTDPGFINSQSLSEIVIE
- a CDS encoding septal ring lytic transglycosylase RlpA family protein; protein product: MKKVAIILLLVVAGILPAAAQTVAPKTGIASYYAQKFHGRKTASGAIFDNTAMTAAHNTLPLGTYIKVTNIRNNRWVVVKVTDRLHHANRRIVDLTQAAAKKLGFIHRGLTKVRVEVVTKAYVHSIPYLEVAMN